The Phaseolus vulgaris cultivar G19833 chromosome 10, P. vulgaris v2.0, whole genome shotgun sequence DNA window GTCACAAACAAGAACCTATGAACAACTAGGTTATCAAACTTTTACTGATTACAACCACTATTCTTTGCCAAGAATTATGCTACCATGCTTCCTTGAATCCTCCAATTTCATATATATTTGCAAAATTGGCCCTAACTAATGATTTGGAAATAGTAACAGAAGGCAAATATGATATTTAATTATGTGTCACAGTCACATCAAGATTGATGAGAACCATGTATAATGGTGGTCAAGAATTACCTAATAATTTCTCCCTTGAAACGTGTCAAATAGTTTATTAACACTTAACAATAATAAGTGCTTGTGGAGCATTTGTTCATAGAAAACTCTAATAGTGTCAGGGGTCTGTTTGGTAAGTGGTTAGCTGCTGCATGGTTATGTTGTGCAATGTTAAACTTAGAGTGTGGTTTTGTGATTGCACAATACATAAAAGCATAGCAGGGAGCTTTTACTTGTCTGTTATGTTTGTGAGAATGAGGTAGATTGTTGTACTAGCCAAACTATATATAAGGAGCATATCATTTTTATAGTGTACTCTTTGTATTGCTATGTAGTGATCTGTTTTTGGATTTGACTCTTTGGTTTTTAACATTTCTCAAATACTTCATTTAATTTAGTTCATtatttgtcaataaaaaaaaaggggCTTTACCACAATACAATAGTTATTTTAACATATCTGACCCATCAGTAAATTCTATTTACCAATATATGAGCCTAGAATGTTAAAAAGGCACAAGATTTGGGCAGGTAAAAAATAGTGGGCCAAGATTGTGTTACAGTTTGTAGGCAGTAGTTGTTGGAAGGTCTGGTACAAACAAGAGGCACTGCACTTATGCAGACCTGATGAAGCAAGTGACGTACTAGAGCAGTAAGCTATAATGCTTCAACCACCACACTAGcatgttttatattttgattacTTGTGCTGTGTATCTAACTCCTCACTGTGAGTTAATAATTTGAATACCCTGTGAAGAATACTATTTGAAAAACATAGAACAAGAAATAGGATTCAGTAGGTTCTCAACAGAAGTTCTTTGAAATGGGTTGTTATGGCTCAGAATTCCTCCCTTTCAGCAGTTCATATTATTCTTATACACAAAAACTTGAGTGAGAATCCTATATGCAATGCAAGACACAACATAATTTGATGTGCCTTTGATCATGAAGGCTCAAATGAATGGTTTGTTTCACAATGTGAGACATAATAGATAAGACAAATAGTGATACACTCTCTGAATACATCTTTTATTAGAAAATGTTTTATGAATATTTACCCAAAATAATAATCTACAcctaaagaggaaaaaaatttATAGGATATGTAATATGGtaataaaatgaaacaaaaaagtgtttagtaagtatctttgaaagaattaaaaaatttaaaaagtgttTAGTAAtgcacataaaaaatattttttatccaaatcgtaatttaaaaaattgaactaTTAATGGTCTATATGGAAAGTGTAATTATTATAGGATTTGGACAGGGAGGGAGTGTTTAATTGTCCTCTAATGCATGAGCATATAAAAACAGTAAAATAATTGCATAATGAGAAGAAGACATACTCACGACAGAGGTCAAGAAGCTGAGGAACAAGATCATCGTCCCTAAGGCCATTAATGGCAGCTGAGGTGGTGGACACAGCCTGAGATGTGACAACAATCAATGACTGCAACCTTGTTATGGAAGCCTTGGTCTTATCTAGCTTTGCTTCATCACCACCCTTGCATTCTAGACTCTGCAGCACtgacaatttcttttcatgCTCAATCTTCACACATTCTCTTGCCTAAAcatgcaaaataagaaaagtatAGTAGCATGCATCAACACACAGCTTCCAAAAACTGCATGATTTTGGACAGAAGTAAATGCAACATTACCAACCACCTGATTTCACTTTGGTTGTATAGATGAAAAATTCCAAACATCCAAAATCTACAGTCTATGCATTACTTTTTCTGTCCATTTTTGGACAGGCAAATTCTATGTATAATTGTTTAACAGAAAGTCTTTGCCCTTCTTTCACATCCTATCAGGATAATGGACAACCAAAAATATTAATTCATCACAACTGAATGTGAACTTTGAATCACATGTGGGACAAAATTTAGGCATATTGTCATTTTGAATTCCTAACACATTATTTTTGATGCCATTCCTGTGCCACCCACTTATCATTTAAGAacatttttttgtgtgtttttctctaatgtttgagtttttaattaagaatatttttttgtgtttttttctctaatgtttgagtttttattttactttcaaTGGATCttgtaatatattatatattatatattatattttaaaatttaaaattatttatttttctctttgtgattttatgttaaaaacAAGTTTTTCCAAAAAGAATAAGTGTTGATATGTTGAAATGTTAAAATAgcattttctttctaaaattTTGTAAACAATCTATTCTACAAGTGATTTACAACTATTTTTCCTTCCTTTTtctaatgtaaaaaaaaaaaactcgaATTCATAGTCTAATCGAGTGCTATGATGATATGTTAACATCAAATTAtagttaaaaaatgaaaattttgtttgaaagcaattttaaaattacattacatAAATCAGACAGTTGAAGTAATGCTTTTTCAATGTCCAATTCTATCATAAAGTAACATTTTCCTTAAAACCTATTTTGTTATATcttaaaagtttaattttttagacATAGGGGTACTTTAGACATTTAATACAGACACAGTAAACAATGCACAATCAGTCAAATACACATCAGTGCCTCGTCCGAATCCATCAAGTATAATAATGACTAAAAGTACCATGGGTCCCACTTTCAATCTACCAAAATTTTATTagatttttatattagttttaaatcatttgaaaatattttaactaaaaactaTTACAATTATGCTTTCTATAAGAAATGAAATTAGGAGACAAAAATACCCCTAAACAAATCAGAAAATTACCTTCACTTCCTGATATAGCTTCTTCTCCCAAGCCAAAAGGCGTTCCAAAGTGGAACACAGACTCTTTGAACCGCCCGGTCCGTCCAACGAACCGGCGTCGAGCCGGTACTTCACCACCAACGGCGGTTTAGAGGTCCAACTCGAGCTCAGCTTGCTCAGTATACTATTTGAATGGTAAAGTGTTTCTGCATTCAATGTTTTATAGAATTATGAGggaaaataattatatacaaaattaatttgatagtTTTTTATAGCATTAGAAAAGGAGTAACGTTAACATATTTATAACTAGAAAATTTGCTTTTAATATCTATGttcaagaattaaaaaataacatacatAAGAATTAACATGAAATatttagaaatgaaaaaaaagactttttttatatttacagaataaaatgaataattaaattaaatatattttatgagtTTGTTAAATAATGAGACtaaaatgaattaatttaaaaatttggcGCACTTTCAGAGAAGCGAGACGCAAGAGTAGAAGAACACGAAAGCCTTACTCCTCAATTGCTTGAAACTCCGATCAAGGTGCTCTCTGCTAACCTCGAGCATCTCCGATAACTGATCTCCGGCCGCTGCAGCTTTCTCGAAATTCTCCCTAACCGCTTCCACAATCTCCTTCAAATCCTTATGTCTCACCGCCACCTTCGCCTCCGCCATGTCATCTTCGAGCTTCTTATCCTTCTTCGTGGCCGGAGCATAACCTTCGGCTGCATACTCGGCCTTAGAGTGTGAGGTGACTCTGGCACCTCCTTCCTCCTGCTCCGACGAACTCGAGGAACTGCAACGGTCCTCCCACTCGCTGCACTGAACCTCCTCGCGCTCCGTCTGAACCGGTTGATGTGAGTATTTTTCTTCCGTTTCCGATTCGGAAATCTCTGGTTCTGTGTTTTGTTGTTGTGAATGTGAATCCACGTTTGTACTGTTATCAATTTTGCGATTGCGTTGAGAGTTCGAACGGAACGGGTTGTACATGGATTCAGATTCAGATTCCGATTCCGACGTTTCGGAATTCGGCGTTTGCGGTTTGTGGTTTTGGCGTTGGAGGAAGTAATCGGAGCCTGGAGGAGAAGGAGGAGGGTGTAAGTTCTCCCAATTCCAAACGGAAGAGGTTTGCGAAGTAGGCGTGGATTGAGCTTGGTGCGCGGTAGCGAAGAAATTCGAGTATTCGCTTCGCGGCGAGGAGAAGAGGCTCGATTCGGAGAGTATGTGAGGGAGCCTCGGTGGCGGTTTGCGGTGGCACGTGACGGCGGGAAGAGGAGGGTGTAGCAGTTGTGAAGTAGGTGTGGGTTGAGCTTGTTGTCGAGTGGTTGGGAAGAAGTTCGAATACTCGCTTCGCGGCGAGGAACACATGCTCGATTCGGAGAGAACGCGAGGGAGTCTCGACGGCGGTTGACGGCGGCGCGTGACGCCGGAGGTCGCTGTGCGATGGAGTTTAGGGCTTGATGAGGCGGCGGCGGCGGAGGGAGGAGGATGTGGTGACGGTTGGGAATTTGTAGTGGTTTTATGAAGGAGTACGGCAGGGGTGTCGTCGGCGACTGCGAGGGGTTCGGCGGCGGCGAAGTTATAGAGTGCGGAGCCGGTGAGGCGGAGGCAGTGGCAGTAGTCGGAGTGCGCTGCCGCGAGGTGGTGGCGCGCGTAGACAGCATCTTTCATTAAACGATGCCGCTCCTTGCAGCGCATCACGGTTTCCTCGTTGTCCAGTTTCGATGCCGTGCAACCCATTTTTTGGCGCGTATACCGTATACTATACTCGTAATGCTACGAGTacatatagaaattaatttatataaaatatataatgtgttgttttctttatttgagAAAACAACGGTGGTGGTGCTGGGTTTAAGGGTGGCGAAGTGTGAAGGGGTTTTGGAGTGGAAGAAGAAGTAGTGAGTGGTGTAAGAGTTTTGGTGTGGTGGTGATGTCCATTcctctttttcttgtttttctagtTTGTCTTGCTTTTTTTATTATCTGGGTGTGTGATAGCTgtgtttgttttgtttgtttgcatCTAAACCTTTTCATTAAACACTGTTTTCTGTTGTTTATGTGGGGTTTTGGTCCTGGTAAAGTTAAGAGGGGATGGCTCGTTTAATCATGTTTTCGTTCCTGCGATCATTCAccatttacttatatttttaggGTTTCTTGTTCCAAATATTCCTATAATGTACATAactgatattttatttttattcttattaagtcacattatttattatacttacatattctttatttatttaaggtataaattgagttttttttagtGAACAAGATTTGAGATAGTGTAATTTATTAAGAAATCGATTTCTTCATTCTTGTCAGATAATTGAGTTACTTAGATATGTTATAAGAATTTAATTTCTGGGCATATGAATGAAGAAAACTTGATTGAGAGAAATAAAACTTATTTGGGTGATCTCAAATTTTCATAGGATTATTAGTTATGACTTTTTGCTATGAAAATACATTGTTataaaaaaggagaaaaatgtGAAAATCTAAATAGAGTTTGAGGGTCTATATTGCATTTTTATAACAATTATATTCATTTCTGTTTAACATATCTAACTCttgtaaattataatatttttaatttttttatcacgtTAGATTATCTATTAGAATAAAGtttctttccttttctcttATTATCTCTATTGACatatacatttaaaaatatggaattaaaaaaaaaatactgaatAAGGGTGCTTTTGTTTTTGCTATGGGTTTGACTCGTATAAGGATTATTGGACGAGACTATGCAACTTTGGAATTAAGATAGGAAAGAATGtgtttactcttttttttattttaacaaaaaaacttTTTCTCCACTTCAATAGATTGAAAGGTGTAGCTTTATTGTATCTTTCATTTAGTAATTTTATCTCCAATatgataaaatagtttattaaacCATATTCTATCTAAAGTCTTCCATAATCGGATTAACCGACTTTCCAAATGGAATGATGAATTCAAGTATCGTGGAAAATAAAGGAACAGCTAAATTACAAGACAAAAGATTAGTGATCACTTGCTACCATGGTCCACTTTACACCTCAAGAGGACAAAGTGACATCTAGCATTActttttaaagaagaaaaaattcattaaatgcTATACGTACAATGAATAATAATTACCAATTGACTAAGAATAGTAAAAGATACAAACTCCTAAAAGTGATATAAATTGTGACTTTTTTTATCATTCACTGCATTTTTTAAGAAGTTATACGATTATAATTCTCTCTCACCCTTTTTTATATTAGGCTTGATTTctacaatatatttttagaaagCTAACAAATTTAAGTAATTAAGAGA harbors:
- the LOC137819077 gene encoding nitrate regulatory gene2 protein-like, which translates into the protein MGCTASKLDNEETVMRCKERHRLMKDAVYARHHLAAAHSDYCHCLRLTGSALYNFAAAEPLAVADDTPAVLLHKTTTNSQPSPHPPPSAAAASSSPKLHRTATSGVTRRRQPPSRLPRVLSESSMCSSPRSEYSNFFPTTRQQAQPTPTSQLLHPPLPAVTCHRKPPPRLPHILSESSLFSSPRSEYSNFFATAHQAQSTPTSQTSSVWNWENLHPPPSPPGSDYFLQRQNHKPQTPNSETSESESESESMYNPFRSNSQRNRKIDNSTNVDSHSQQQNTEPEISESETEEKYSHQPVQTEREEVQCSEWEDRCSSSSSSEQEEGGARVTSHSKAEYAAEGYAPATKKDKKLEDDMAEAKVAVRHKDLKEIVEAVRENFEKAAAAGDQLSEMLEVSREHLDRSFKQLRKTLYHSNSILSKLSSSWTSKPPLVVKYRLDAGSLDGPGGSKSLCSTLERLLAWEKKLYQEVKARECVKIEHEKKLSVLQSLECKGGDEAKLDKTKASITRLQSLIVVTSQAVSTTSAAINGLRDDDLVPQLLDLCREIMYMWKSMHQYHEIQSNIVQQVRGLVNQSSKGHSTSESHKQATRDLESAVSAWHSSFCRLIKFQRDFILSLHGWLKLNLIPVNKDNIKSTSNNNSESSHVFSFCDEWKLALDRVPDTVASEAIKSFINVVHVISVKQSEELKIKKRTESASKELEKKSSSLRSIERKFYNSYSMVGITPPESGPGNGQGLDARDPLAEKKLELESYQRRVEDEIVRHSKAVEVTRAMTLNNLQTGLPGVFQAMSSFSSLFTEALESVCSHSHAMK